A single window of Patescibacteria group bacterium DNA harbors:
- a CDS encoding inositol monophosphatase family protein, producing MKQVAIRAAREAGASLLKRFHNISSKDVQFKDKHEIVTSEDYRAEKIVLKHIKKNYPDHSVLSEEGGGKKRKSEYLWVVDPLDGTTNYSMGNPLYAVSIAVFKNDEVVLGVVYAPFMKELYVAEKGKGAFLNGKKLKVSKLSTVGESMLTYCHGHRTEDRKRAIAIYSRLKHDGRDIRQLGAASIELGFVADGRTETIVIPGAHPWDVGAGVLLVREAGGKVTDFKGNEWSLSSKDMLASNGKVHNNLLKIVSRY from the coding sequence ATGAAGCAAGTAGCCATAAGAGCGGCAAGAGAGGCCGGTGCATCTTTATTAAAGAGATTTCACAATATTTCTTCCAAAGATGTGCAGTTTAAAGATAAACATGAAATAGTGACGTCGGAAGATTATCGGGCGGAAAAAATTGTTTTAAAACATATAAAGAAGAATTATCCTGATCATAGTGTGTTGAGCGAAGAAGGTGGTGGCAAAAAAAGAAAATCAGAGTACCTTTGGGTTGTTGATCCGCTGGATGGCACTACAAACTATTCTATGGGCAATCCGTTGTACGCTGTTTCAATCGCGGTTTTTAAAAATGACGAGGTAGTGCTCGGGGTTGTCTACGCACCGTTCATGAAAGAACTTTATGTTGCGGAAAAAGGTAAAGGTGCATTTTTGAACGGCAAGAAATTAAAGGTGTCCAAGTTAAGTACCGTCGGAGAATCAATGCTTACTTATTGTCATGGCCACAGGACAGAGGACAGGAAAAGGGCAATCGCAATTTACAGCAGACTAAAACATGATGGCCGAGATATCCGACAACTGGGCGCTGCGTCAATCGAACTCGGTTTTGTCGCGGACGGTCGGACGGAAACAATCGTGATCCCTGGCGCTCATCCTTGGGATGTAGGTGCGGGCGTCTTATTAGTCAGGGAGGCCGGTGGTAAGGTGACGGACTTCAAGGGTAATGAGTGGAGCTTGAGCTCGAAAGATATGCTTGCCTCAAACGGTAAGGTGCATAATAATTTACTGAAGATAGTTAGCAGGTACTGA
- a CDS encoding DUF5672 family protein — protein sequence MKRTVASSDLMKTLLPTVTLFGLDCINIDRLIQAAEICMKDFNFGKIKLLTSLRSDNINVVAIDPINSIEAYNHFMIKDINSYINTDFVLVIQYDGFILNPSAWSDKFLSYDYIGSPWWENKKYTVGNGGFSLRSKKLLKLLQKDDSIQIPDKDPEDWFISVKIRDYLEKKGIVFAPIELAKQFSFESNEKDGIDWTNQFGFHGLTWTNISKWLRENQKYGIENPLDEWALRVQKKFNPK from the coding sequence ATGAAAAGGACGGTTGCTTCGAGCGATCTGATGAAAACACTTCTTCCAACTGTAACACTTTTTGGTCTAGATTGTATTAACATAGATAGATTAATTCAAGCAGCGGAAATCTGCATGAAAGATTTTAACTTCGGCAAGATAAAATTACTCACTTCTTTGCGCAGTGATAATATAAATGTTGTTGCTATTGATCCAATAAATAGTATTGAGGCTTATAACCATTTTATGATCAAAGATATCAATAGCTATATAAATACCGATTTTGTTTTGGTAATACAGTATGATGGATTTATTCTTAACCCTTCTGCGTGGTCTGATAAATTTCTGAGCTATGATTATATTGGCTCTCCATGGTGGGAAAATAAAAAATATACAGTCGGGAATGGCGGGTTTAGTTTGCGAAGTAAAAAACTACTCAAATTATTACAAAAAGATGATTCTATCCAAATACCAGATAAAGACCCAGAAGACTGGTTTATCTCTGTTAAGATTCGTGATTATCTAGAAAAGAAAGGCATAGTGTTTGCGCCAATTGAGTTAGCTAAACAGTTTTCCTTTGAATCTAATGAGAAAGATGGTATCGATTGGACAAACCAATTTGGTTTCCATGGTTTAACATGGACGAACATTTCGAAGTGGTTGCGGGAGAACCAAAAATATGGAATAGAAAATCCTTTGGATGAGTGGGCTCTGAGAGTACAAAAGAAGTTTAACCCCAAATAG
- a CDS encoding Mur ligase family protein, translating to MRAKEIFNQYQKYLKPYDPRFVSKDFLQLHRVKSLLQKMGSPEKKLIGVQVAGTKGKGSAVAFLEKILREAGYKTGSFYSPYLVSPSERIMINGRPITLRRVKKIGDRMIPLLKEIGKRGDHVTFFEFTTALAVQYFAEEKTDVVVIEVGMGGRLDATTAVGLKNKIITNISFDHTKSLGNTITKIAGEKAGIIQNNDAVSTAAKGNALKVIKNKVKAKKASLININKDLKYSIKKVDLTGTYINISYQGDIYRNLRLSLIGRHQAENFACAFASARQLSNQGFVIPPQAIIKAAGNTAHEARFQIWQKNPMVILDGAHNLFSIRALVKALHDVGVKPHNTVFLVSIKNTKKQVPAILRTLAKFSDKLIFPDVTKIDDLRDFYRASKLKKYYPKGIITASLDDGIVMAKRLAGNNGTVIVTGSLYTIGEILKEKK from the coding sequence GTGAGAGCAAAAGAAATATTCAATCAGTACCAAAAATATCTGAAACCTTACGACCCGCGCTTTGTCAGTAAGGATTTTTTGCAACTGCACCGGGTCAAATCACTGCTTCAGAAAATGGGCAGTCCCGAAAAAAAACTGATCGGTGTGCAGGTAGCTGGCACAAAAGGAAAGGGTTCTGCCGTGGCATTTCTAGAAAAGATTCTGAGGGAAGCTGGGTATAAGACCGGATCATTTTATTCTCCGTATTTAGTATCGCCCAGTGAAAGGATTATGATCAACGGTAGGCCGATTACTCTTCGGAGAGTGAAAAAAATCGGCGACCGGATGATCCCCTTACTGAAAGAAATCGGCAAACGCGGAGATCACGTTACATTTTTTGAGTTTACTACCGCTCTGGCGGTCCAGTATTTCGCCGAAGAAAAAACAGATGTAGTTGTTATCGAAGTGGGCATGGGCGGTCGGCTAGATGCAACAACGGCGGTTGGTTTGAAAAATAAAATCATTACCAATATTAGCTTTGATCACACAAAATCCCTGGGTAATACAATTACCAAAATAGCGGGAGAAAAGGCCGGCATAATCCAAAACAATGACGCAGTTTCAACAGCAGCTAAGGGTAACGCGCTGAAAGTAATAAAAAATAAAGTGAAAGCTAAAAAAGCCTCATTGATTAATATTAACAAGGATCTAAAATATTCAATCAAAAAAGTCGATTTGACCGGTACTTATATTAATATCAGTTATCAGGGTGATATATATCGAAATCTGAGACTGTCCTTGATCGGCAGGCATCAGGCGGAAAACTTTGCCTGTGCTTTTGCTTCCGCCAGGCAACTTAGTAATCAGGGTTTTGTGATACCGCCACAGGCTATTATTAAAGCTGCCGGAAACACCGCGCACGAGGCAAGATTCCAGATCTGGCAGAAAAATCCCATGGTGATCCTGGACGGTGCGCATAATCTATTCAGCATCAGGGCATTAGTCAAGGCACTGCATGACGTGGGTGTTAAACCGCATAATACTGTTTTTCTAGTCAGTATAAAGAACACGAAAAAACAGGTACCGGCTATATTGCGTACGCTGGCAAAATTTTCTGATAAACTGATTTTTCCGGATGTAACGAAGATTGATGATCTTAGGGATTTTTATCGTGCATCAAAATTAAAAAAATATTATCCAAAAGGGATAATTACCGCTTCATTGGATGATGGTATCGTGATGGCGAAGAGATTGGCGGGGAATAATGGAACAGTAATTGTTACCGGCTCACTTTATACTATCGGTGAAATCTTGAAGGAAAAAAAATGA
- a CDS encoding deoxyribonuclease IV, which produces MNIGAHVSIAGGMENAPLNAFTENCECFQMFSRSPRGGKAPEINDEVVKKFQKNIKASGLGKAYIHTPYYINLASKQDRVRNGSISIIREELDRASQLGVVAVMTHLGSSKDFTRAKALQMVIDGIKELLKGYTGKATFLLEIAAGSGSVIGDSFEEIGRIIKKVNHKKVAVCFDTAHAFASGYDLRTKKDVDETLKKFDEVVGIDLLQLIHANDSKVELNAKVDRHEHIGQGEIGKDGFEALINHPKLRNVDFILETPAEGRENDIKLLKQLRKK; this is translated from the coding sequence ATGAATATTGGCGCCCATGTATCCATAGCCGGCGGAATGGAAAATGCTCCGCTGAATGCCTTTACTGAAAACTGTGAATGTTTCCAGATGTTTTCGCGTTCACCGCGCGGAGGCAAAGCACCTGAAATCAACGATGAAGTTGTAAAAAAATTTCAGAAAAATATTAAAGCTAGCGGACTAGGTAAGGCGTATATTCACACACCTTACTATATTAATTTAGCTTCAAAACAGGATCGGGTTCGGAACGGTTCTATCAGTATTATTCGTGAGGAATTGGATCGCGCCTCGCAATTAGGTGTTGTAGCAGTAATGACCCACTTAGGCTCATCAAAGGATTTTACGCGAGCAAAAGCACTGCAAATGGTAATAGACGGAATAAAAGAATTACTGAAAGGATATACTGGTAAAGCGACTTTTTTATTGGAGATTGCTGCTGGCTCCGGGAGTGTTATCGGTGACAGTTTCGAGGAGATTGGCAGGATTATAAAAAAAGTAAATCATAAAAAAGTGGCAGTTTGTTTTGATACGGCACACGCGTTTGCTTCCGGTTATGATTTGCGGACTAAAAAAGATGTTGATGAAACACTCAAGAAGTTTGATGAGGTTGTCGGGATTGATTTGTTGCAATTAATCCACGCCAATGATTCTAAAGTAGAACTAAACGCCAAGGTTGACCGGCATGAACATATCGGCCAAGGAGAGATTGGCAAAGATGGATTTGAGGCGTTAATCAACCATCCGAAATTAAGAAATGTAGATTTTATTCTGGAAACTCCTGCCGAAGGCAGAGAAAATGATATTAAATTATTAAAACAGTTGCGTAAAAAATAG
- the tig gene encoding trigger factor, producing the protein MQITKNQLPKGQMELTIELPAEELEKYYQAALKKIGAGIRIDGFRPGKVPDDVVIKKVGADQIMAEAADFAIQMSIGQAIEQEKIIIISTPKIDIIKQALGNPFIYKATVSLLPTVEIGDYKSVKVKKKKVVVDPKELGKAVDDLRKMRSKEALVDREVQKGDKAEVDIEVFQNKVPIEGGQGKNQPIIIGEGNFIPGFEDKLIGMKKGETKEFELKFPKEYFQKILAGKPAEFRIKVNGVFKIEKPEANDEFAKSFGPFKSIKDLEDQISKNLLQELENKERQRVELEMLESIAGKSKFGEFPEDLVASEIDKMIHELRHDFENQGLKYEDYLQSIKKTEAELRTSFEPRAEKRVRTALLIRKVSELEKIEATEAEIHEEIDKSKKMYEQQGNDEMLKQLDYPDYHSFVKNVMVNQKVIDMLYKLATQE; encoded by the coding sequence ATGCAAATAACAAAGAACCAGCTGCCAAAAGGTCAAATGGAATTAACCATTGAGCTTCCGGCTGAAGAATTAGAGAAATATTACCAGGCGGCACTCAAAAAGATCGGTGCCGGTATCCGCATTGACGGATTCAGGCCAGGTAAGGTGCCGGATGATGTGGTAATAAAAAAGGTGGGAGCGGACCAGATTATGGCCGAGGCCGCTGATTTTGCGATCCAGATGAGTATTGGTCAAGCGATTGAACAGGAAAAAATAATTATCATTTCAACACCAAAGATTGATATAATCAAACAGGCTTTAGGCAATCCCTTTATCTATAAAGCAACCGTGTCACTGCTGCCGACTGTAGAAATTGGAGATTATAAATCAGTAAAAGTCAAAAAGAAGAAAGTGGTAGTAGATCCGAAAGAATTGGGGAAAGCGGTGGATGATTTAAGAAAGATGCGCAGTAAAGAAGCTCTCGTTGACCGGGAAGTACAAAAAGGTGATAAAGCGGAAGTAGATATTGAAGTATTTCAAAATAAAGTTCCCATCGAAGGCGGACAGGGTAAGAACCAGCCGATTATCATCGGCGAGGGAAATTTCATCCCCGGGTTTGAAGATAAATTGATTGGGATGAAAAAAGGTGAAACCAAGGAATTTGAACTGAAGTTTCCGAAGGAATATTTCCAAAAAATCCTGGCCGGTAAACCGGCCGAGTTCCGGATTAAAGTGAATGGAGTTTTCAAGATTGAAAAACCGGAAGCCAATGATGAATTTGCGAAATCATTCGGTCCGTTCAAGTCGATTAAGGATCTGGAAGACCAGATCAGTAAAAACTTGCTTCAGGAATTGGAAAACAAAGAACGTCAGCGGGTTGAGCTGGAAATGCTGGAGTCCATTGCGGGCAAAAGCAAGTTCGGTGAATTTCCGGAAGACCTGGTGGCTTCCGAAATAGACAAAATGATTCACGAATTACGTCACGATTTTGAAAATCAGGGATTGAAATACGAAGACTATCTACAGAGTATCAAAAAAACTGAAGCAGAACTGAGAACGTCCTTTGAACCGCGGGCGGAAAAGAGAGTTAGGACAGCGTTGTTGATCCGGAAAGTTTCTGAACTGGAAAAAATCGAAGCGACGGAAGCGGAGATTCATGAAGAAATAGATAAGAGCAAAAAAATGTACGAACAGCAGGGTAATGATGAAATGTTAAAACAGCTAGACTATCCTGACTATCACAGTTTCGTAAAAAATGTGATGGTCAATCAGAAAGTGATTGATATGCTTTACAAGCTGGCTACTCAAGAGTAA
- a CDS encoding AMP-binding protein, translating to MYENWKKLAHSSRDEQRRIQNKKLRALMKYQIPFHPYYRELLEKNKLSFDDIKTTDDLVKLPFTSKEDLAPTEDDRAKPKRFMLQPDEHMIKKYASKGTLLKIVWGKITGKDIKRESGREYKPIHLHFTTGRTALPTPFGYSERDLTYLKESANRLIDVINVSRDNVAINAFPYSPHLAFWLAYYGFTTIGMTSLATGGGKVMGTQKIMDAIQNMKAGLVAFIPGYSYHLLREAVKQKRDFSNLKYIIFGGERVSPGLRIKVKELLTQVGAKDVQIFATYALTEGKTAWIQCAEDSGYHTYPDLEFFEVIDKDGKRVEEGQSGELVYTALDWRGSLVLRYKTGDMVQGIEYGQCAFCGKTVPRIKMDIQRSSDVKEFHLTKLKGELVNLNILYPLLSGMKEVEEWQVEIRKKNNDPYEIDEIVVYLCPKEGMSYEDLSEEIKKKIHNDMFIQVLTEKRDLKSLLDQLGMETELKEKRIVDNRPKN from the coding sequence ATGTACGAAAACTGGAAAAAACTTGCCCATAGTTCAAGAGATGAACAAAGAAGGATCCAAAATAAAAAACTACGGGCGCTGATGAAGTACCAGATTCCCTTCCATCCTTATTATCGGGAATTGCTGGAAAAAAATAAACTGAGTTTTGATGATATTAAAACGACCGATGATCTGGTTAAACTGCCTTTTACATCCAAAGAAGATCTCGCACCAACAGAAGATGACAGGGCAAAACCGAAGCGGTTTATGCTCCAACCGGATGAGCATATGATCAAAAAATATGCTTCCAAGGGAACCTTGCTGAAAATCGTCTGGGGTAAAATTACCGGTAAAGATATTAAAAGGGAATCGGGCAGGGAATACAAACCGATCCATTTGCATTTTACTACCGGACGAACGGCACTTCCTACACCTTTTGGTTATTCGGAAAGGGATCTCACATATCTTAAAGAATCAGCAAACCGTCTGATTGATGTGATTAATGTCAGCCGAGATAACGTGGCTATCAATGCTTTCCCGTATTCACCGCATTTGGCGTTTTGGTTGGCTTACTATGGTTTCACAACAATCGGTATGACATCACTAGCCACCGGCGGTGGTAAGGTGATGGGGACTCAAAAAATAATGGATGCGATCCAGAATATGAAAGCCGGCTTAGTGGCGTTTATTCCTGGCTATAGTTATCATCTGCTGCGCGAAGCGGTCAAACAGAAAAGAGATTTTTCAAACTTAAAATATATTATTTTCGGGGGGGAGCGTGTCAGTCCGGGACTCCGTATTAAAGTTAAAGAGCTATTGACGCAAGTAGGCGCAAAGGATGTGCAAATTTTTGCGACTTATGCTTTAACTGAAGGTAAGACCGCCTGGATCCAGTGTGCGGAAGATTCCGGCTATCATACCTATCCGGACCTGGAATTTTTTGAGGTGATTGACAAAGACGGCAAGCGGGTTGAGGAAGGTCAGTCGGGCGAATTGGTTTATACTGCCTTGGATTGGAGAGGCTCGCTGGTACTTCGTTATAAGACCGGCGATATGGTCCAGGGGATTGAATACGGACAATGTGCCTTCTGCGGTAAAACTGTACCAAGAATTAAAATGGATATTCAGCGGTCTTCGGATGTTAAAGAATTTCATCTTACTAAATTGAAAGGCGAGCTAGTAAATCTGAACATATTATATCCTCTATTGTCCGGTATGAAAGAGGTTGAAGAATGGCAAGTGGAGATTCGAAAGAAAAATAATGATCCATATGAAATTGACGAAATCGTTGTCTATCTTTGTCCCAAAGAAGGGATGTCATATGAAGATCTGTCAGAGGAAATAAAGAAAAAAATCCATAACGACATGTTCATTCAGGTTCTTACTGAGAAAAGGGATCTGAAATCCCTCCTGGATCAGCTGGGTATGGAAACCGAATTAAAGGAAAAAAGAATAGTAGATAACCGGCCAAAAAACTAA
- a CDS encoding lysophospholipid acyltransferase family protein: MVERQKDTIFFHLTRILLTPIIMLRIKKITGIENIPTKGPYIIAANHVSFMDPLLIAFITGRHSRTKPRFISKIELKKFFGSLVGERWFGMIYVDKENPGRCLEIASDHLKQGGIVGIFPEGHRHYDDTIGRGRTGVARLALWAKCPVIPVGYIGPNDKDVKLLSLIFCRKHEIRINFGQPMTFDSYYDQELNKDILHEITGQVLEKISLLTGKPIENIHPIEKAKKINRPYIYWHMREVHEDTIREAISKGTSIELDIAYDDQTGKIYVGHPKEYYVKNNLPLPQNIDIDTAVKMLDKAPDVVLILDCKHKNALPKIKKIIQQLGAHRCIVYSFIKEWSEPYPDNVKKEAHWEAEDVSYDAVKDIIIKTGVKTIGAIHALSEQRMRDEKLLDRALTMADGFESVSVYLPGIKLPPEEFSRQIIEAGYLPWINQDEVVKSGKKCDFVYIGMTDNSDRATVNKEF; this comes from the coding sequence ATGGTAGAAAGACAGAAAGATACGATATTTTTTCATTTAACGCGGATTTTGTTGACGCCGATTATTATGTTGCGGATAAAAAAAATTACCGGCATAGAAAATATACCGACAAAGGGGCCATACATCATTGCTGCCAACCATGTAAGTTTTATGGACCCGCTGTTAATCGCTTTTATTACGGGGCGTCATAGCAGAACCAAACCAAGATTTATCAGTAAAATAGAATTAAAAAAGTTTTTTGGTAGTCTGGTTGGAGAACGGTGGTTTGGGATGATTTATGTTGATAAAGAAAACCCGGGGCGCTGTTTGGAAATAGCGTCGGATCATCTGAAACAGGGAGGAATAGTCGGAATATTCCCGGAGGGGCACAGGCACTATGATGATACGATCGGCAGAGGGAGAACAGGGGTGGCTCGTCTGGCACTATGGGCGAAGTGCCCGGTAATCCCCGTCGGCTATATTGGTCCGAACGATAAAGATGTGAAGTTATTGTCATTAATTTTTTGCAGAAAACATGAAATCAGAATAAATTTTGGACAACCGATGACCTTTGATTCATATTATGATCAGGAATTAAATAAAGATATACTGCACGAAATTACCGGACAGGTTTTAGAAAAAATTTCTCTTCTGACCGGCAAGCCGATAGAAAATATTCATCCGATTGAAAAAGCAAAAAAAATAAACAGACCTTATATCTATTGGCATATGCGGGAGGTGCATGAAGATACAATACGAGAAGCGATCAGTAAAGGTACGAGCATCGAATTGGATATAGCATATGATGATCAAACCGGTAAAATATATGTTGGGCACCCAAAAGAGTATTATGTTAAAAATAATTTGCCTCTACCCCAAAACATTGATATAGACACAGCCGTGAAAATGCTGGATAAAGCTCCGGACGTTGTATTGATTTTGGATTGTAAACATAAAAATGCGTTACCAAAAATTAAAAAAATTATTCAACAGCTTGGGGCGCATCGATGCATTGTTTATTCATTTATCAAAGAATGGTCCGAGCCATATCCTGATAATGTTAAAAAAGAAGCACACTGGGAGGCTGAAGATGTGTCTTATGATGCGGTAAAGGATATAATTATTAAAACAGGTGTAAAAACAATCGGAGCGATACATGCCTTGTCAGAACAGAGGATGCGAGATGAAAAATTGTTGGATCGAGCATTAACGATGGCAGATGGATTTGAATCGGTAAGCGTATATCTACCTGGCATTAAATTACCACCAGAAGAATTTTCCAGGCAAATTATTGAAGCTGGATACTTACCATGGATAAACCAAGACGAAGTAGTGAAAAGCGGAAAGAAATGTGATTTTGTATATATCGGGATGACTGATAACTCTGATCGTGCTACAGTTAATAAAGAATTTTAA
- a CDS encoding CDP-archaeol synthase: protein MILLAYLYFMLPGIFANMMPVLMKEHWKWLAHPVDFNFKWFDGKNLLGDHKTWRGLISGTSISIIIVAIQKWLMQFETFEKISIFPYDQYSVWLVGFLIGFGALFGDMVKSFIKRRVGIAPGKKFMPWDQIDAAVGAIALVSIIWPVGWVRSLALIVFTFVLHILVRNIGYYLKINKRW, encoded by the coding sequence ATGATTCTTTTAGCCTATTTATATTTTATGTTGCCCGGCATTTTTGCTAATATGATGCCGGTTTTGATGAAAGAACACTGGAAGTGGCTGGCGCATCCGGTTGATTTTAATTTTAAATGGTTTGACGGCAAAAACCTGCTCGGTGATCATAAAACTTGGCGAGGTCTAATCAGTGGGACTTCTATTAGTATAATAATTGTTGCGATTCAAAAATGGTTGATGCAGTTTGAAACATTTGAAAAGATCAGCATATTTCCTTATGATCAATATTCGGTATGGCTTGTAGGTTTCTTAATCGGGTTCGGCGCACTGTTCGGTGATATGGTCAAAAGTTTTATCAAAAGGCGGGTGGGTATTGCGCCGGGAAAAAAGTTTATGCCCTGGGACCAGATAGATGCTGCTGTTGGGGCGATCGCTTTAGTATCAATTATTTGGCCGGTCGGTTGGGTACGCTCTTTGGCGCTGATTGTATTCACTTTTGTTTTGCATATTCTGGTGCGCAATATCGGTTACTATTTAAAAATCAACAAGCGATGGTAG
- a CDS encoding sodium-translocating pyrophosphatase encodes MRLVHWSIVAALIALAYGIFLIISIMKKPEGEGKQKDIAKAIREGSAAFIKREYRTVAIVAAILFVILWLALGKLTAFGFLIGAISSALAGYIGMNVSVRTNVRTAEAARSGIKKAFDIAFQGGAVTGFMVVGLGLLSVAGFYFITSDLKALVGLGLGGSLISVFARLGGGIFTKGADVGADLVGKVEAGIPEDDPRNPAVIADNVGDNVGDCAGMAADLFETYAVSTIAAMLLGSLIFKSDSVLQQTAVEFPLILGGLAIIASVIGSFFVRLNNNKPNIMGALYKGIIVSGLVAAVLFYFATDNAFGDKPYAMSIFYASLIGLVITGLIVVITEYYTSKEYRPVKSIAKSSEGGHGTNIITGISVSMESTFLPVLVIVGGILASYMLLGDYDLGLYGISIATMAMLSLTGIIVAIDSFGPITDNAGGIAEMSDMPESVRAVTDPLDSVGNTTKAVTKGYAIASAGLAAMVLFASYVQEIMDKGIDAQFALSNHNVLIGLFIGGSLPYLFGSVAMRSVGRAATSVVEEVRRQFREIKGIMEGTAKPEYGKAVDIVTKAALKEMIFPAAIPVVAPIAVGFLLGIDALGGMLIGSIITGVFVALSMTAGGAAWDNAKKYIEDGHYGGKNSPAHQAAVTGDTVGDPYKDTAGPAINPMIKVINVVALLIVGLLI; translated from the coding sequence ATGAGACTTGTGCATTGGTCTATCGTAGCAGCGCTGATCGCGCTTGCATATGGTATTTTCCTTATTATTTCGATAATGAAAAAACCAGAGGGTGAAGGCAAACAGAAAGATATTGCTAAGGCTATCCGCGAGGGTTCCGCCGCTTTTATTAAACGGGAATATAGAACAGTCGCAATTGTTGCCGCAATTCTTTTCGTAATCCTTTGGCTCGCACTAGGTAAACTGACTGCATTCGGATTTCTGATTGGCGCAATCAGTTCGGCACTCGCCGGGTACATCGGAATGAATGTTTCGGTGCGTACCAACGTCCGAACAGCGGAAGCGGCCAGATCCGGAATTAAGAAAGCTTTTGATATTGCTTTTCAAGGTGGTGCAGTAACGGGGTTCATGGTAGTTGGCCTCGGGTTACTGTCTGTCGCCGGTTTTTATTTTATTACTTCAGATCTTAAAGCTCTGGTTGGTTTGGGTCTGGGCGGATCACTGATTTCTGTGTTTGCCCGTTTAGGTGGTGGTATCTTTACCAAGGGTGCGGATGTCGGAGCGGATTTAGTGGGTAAGGTTGAAGCCGGTATTCCGGAAGATGATCCACGCAACCCGGCCGTGATCGCGGATAATGTCGGTGATAATGTCGGTGACTGCGCCGGTATGGCCGCGGACCTATTTGAGACTTATGCAGTTTCAACAATTGCCGCGATGTTACTGGGCTCACTGATATTCAAAAGTGACAGTGTGTTACAACAGACAGCAGTTGAGTTCCCGTTGATTCTGGGCGGACTGGCGATTATCGCTTCGGTGATCGGCAGTTTCTTTGTCCGGCTAAACAATAACAAACCCAACATCATGGGCGCGCTGTATAAAGGAATAATTGTCAGCGGTTTAGTCGCGGCAGTTCTTTTTTACTTTGCGACTGATAATGCATTTGGCGACAAACCTTATGCCATGAGTATATTTTATGCCAGTTTAATAGGATTAGTGATTACCGGGTTAATTGTAGTGATTACAGAATATTACACATCAAAAGAATACCGTCCGGTTAAGAGTATCGCCAAATCATCAGAGGGTGGTCACGGAACAAATATTATTACAGGAATATCAGTCAGCATGGAATCAACTTTCTTGCCGGTACTGGTGATTGTCGGCGGAATATTGGCCAGCTATATGTTACTTGGCGATTATGATCTTGGTCTCTATGGAATTTCCATTGCAACCATGGCGATGCTTTCTTTAACAGGAATTATTGTTGCCATCGATTCCTTTGGCCCGATTACTGATAACGCCGGCGGAATTGCCGAGATGTCCGACATGCCGGAATCGGTCAGAGCGGTAACTGATCCACTGGATTCAGTGGGCAACACAACTAAAGCAGTTACAAAGGGGTATGCAATCGCCTCAGCCGGCTTGGCTGCGATGGTGTTGTTTGCATCATATGTACAGGAAATTATGGATAAAGGAATTGATGCTCAATTTGCTTTGAGTAATCATAATGTTCTGATCGGTCTGTTCATCGGCGGTTCCCTACCATATTTATTCGGTTCAGTCGCGATGCGCTCTGTTGGCCGGGCTGCAACCAGTGTGGTTGAAGAAGTGCGCAGACAGTTTCGTGAGATTAAGGGGATTATGGAAGGTACTGCCAAACCGGAATACGGCAAAGCAGTTGATATTGTAACTAAGGCGGCATTGAAAGAAATGATATTTCCGGCAGCAATCCCGGTTGTTGCGCCAATTGCCGTTGGATTTTTATTAGGGATCGACGCGCTGGGCGGAATGTTGATCGGTTCAATCATTACCGGTGTCTTTGTCGCACTATCAATGACAGCGGGCGGAGCGGCTTGGGACAATGCCAAGAAATATATTGAAGACGGGCATTACGGCGGAAAAAATTCTCCGGCGCATCAGGCGGCGGTTACCGGCGACACAGTCGGCGATCCGTATAAAGATACGGCCGGTCCGGCGATCAACCCGATGATCAAAGTGATCAATGTAGTAGCACTGCTGATTGTTGGTTTGTTAATCTAG